From the genome of Diachasmimorpha longicaudata isolate KC_UGA_2023 chromosome 19, iyDiaLong2, whole genome shotgun sequence:
ACAGGAATAGCACGAGAAATAACGTCATACCCCATACTACGGCATCCAGATTTTTCTCGACCGTTCATCGTCACGACCGACGCATCAGATTATGCGGTCGCGGCAATCCTCAGCCAAGGCAAGATAGGCGAAGATCTGCTGTTTGAAACGCGAATGTTTAGCGCCAAATTACAAATGAAGGCCCCCGGTCAGGCCAAAAGGTCAGCAGCGACACCTCGGGGCACTAGACCCACGAGCTGACCCCGGAAGCCCAAAAACTCGCCCCAGTCTACCGTGGATAGCCATCGAGAGCAGTAACGCGTAAATCTAGTAGTAAATCTCCTAATTCTACCCCAGTACATCACCTAAGTGAATCCCCAAGTGCATCTCCTTCAGAGATAAAGGGTCTATTTCTACCTTATTAAGCTATTCAACAAATCAAAATAAGTGTAAATCAAATATTCAAGAACAACTCagtaaattatcaattaagtGTTAAATATATGTGTAAACCCTCGACTTTGGTGGCACGTGGCCCCAATTAAACTTTTATACAAAAGTGAATAACGAACTTAATTTCACCCGGATTAATCCTGTCAGATCCTTCACCTGATTCGTCACCCACATCCACCCTACAGATTAGAACCTCCCCAAACATCTGCCTATAAGCTACGCCTCGCGAGTGATGACAAAACCAGAAAAGAACTATACAACAACAAAAAAGGAACTCCTAGCGATAATATTCGCAATTAGGCAATTCCGACCATATTTATACGGAAGAAAATTCACCCTGATAACCGATCATCAACCACTAGTGTGGCTGAGGTCAACAAAAGACCCAGGGGCCCAATTACGTCGTTGGGCTAATGAATTAGAAGAATACGATTATGAGATCAAATATAAACTGGGAAAATTAAATCTAAACGCGGACGCGCTGTCGCGAAACCCAATGCCTGAGGAGACAGATGAAGTCACTCAGGAGAAAACCGTCGCAATCATAACCGGAATGAACGCCCAAATTTGGGACGTAGAGGTCGGGGACGCGATATGGTACACTATCAGACCAAGTGGCCTAAGAATAGGGCCATGTGTGATCGAAGAACTATGGTCAGATAACAAAGTACTGGTCATGCGCGGCGATAGACCAGATATCGCTCGGGGGGAGAACATTGTTGCAGTGAATACACCCCGACAGATTGGAACACAAGCGAGACCGGGATTGAAGCAGTCTCAGCTTACGTCGACATAAAGGTCGGTGATATGGTATGGCACAACAAATTCTCACCATATCACACGGTGGGACCACACGAAGTTATCACACTTCTTTCGCCCGAAGTAATTAAAGTCAGAACAGGGAATGCCGATACAGTGGTGTCAAAATGCCAAGTCGTCTCGGTGAACGAAGAACCAAATAAGGGTCCTACAACGACTTCACACGGAAGCCAAGACCTCTGCCAAACCTGCCAACGCAAGAAGCTAACGAGGGAGAAGGCCCGCCACCCCATGATCATTACCGACACACCAATCGACGCGTTCGAGAAGGTGTCTATGGACATCTATGAGCCCTCCGGCAGGAGCTACAGGGGATACGCATACCTATTGACAATGCAGGATTGTCTAACGAAATACGCCTTGGCCGTGCCATTGAGAACGGAACGAGCGGAAGACGTAGCACGGGCTCTCGCACGCAAATTAATTTGTACATTCGGCGCGCCACAGGCACTCTTGTCGGACAGAGGCACAAATTTTACAAGTCAAATCACCGCGGAATTTTGTAAACTATTTAGAATTCGCCACTGTCTGACTACCGCGTAGCACCCCCAATCAAACGGATCCCTCGAACGCAGTCACCATGTCCTAACCGAATTTCTGTAAACCCAAATCGGAGATAGCGGAGACTGGGACAAATGGATAGATAtagcgatgtttgcgtataatACGAGCGTACACGAAAGCACGGGATTCACCCCTCACGAGCTAGTTTTCGGAGTAAAACCACGCGTACCCTCAGCAAGATCGATCGAGGGAATCGGAGGCAAGCCCTATCGCGTATTATTCCAAGAACTAACCGAAGGACTAAAAAGAGTACGCGAACAAGCCCGGATAAACCTCATAAAATCGAAACaaagatcaaaaaaatattatgaccgAAAAGTGAGGGAAATACCGCTCCAGGTAGGAGAATATGTTTGGCTCCTAAAAGAGCCTAGAACGGGAAAAAGGGACGATGATTGGAAAGGACCATACCGTATTCTagaaattttggatcacaGCAACGTAAATATCCAAATGGAAAGGAGATCGAAAATCGTACACCGCGACAAACTAAAGAAAGCACGACTCAGGGAAACCGAAAACCGCCCCGAAAACCGAAATTAGAGAAAAAACGAAACGACGAAATTAAAccgaaagaaaatttctgaataaaaaaaaaaataataataataataataataataataactcacCATAATTAAAGAAGAGGCATCACCTAATTTGGCAGCAGTTGACTCCGGAAACCGAACTGGAGGCGAGCTGGAtggggaaagaaaaaaaacaacaatgaaattttcagaaaaaaaaaatatattaaaatatttttagaaaaataaaaaaatataagtcCTGGACGCAGTAAACCAGGGAAGGTCATACGATGGCCGCATCAGGAGAACCGGGAGGATTCCCTCAGCCTTAGACACCGCGAATAcgatcctgaaaaaaaaaaaaaaaaaaaaaaacaaagtataAAAAGATTGGCAAAAACGAGGATCATGATCAGGAGAGACaaatagaaaaagaaaataaacacATACAAAACATCCCCACGAACATACTCAAAGAAGGCAAACCAGTCGTACTCATCGACAATCTCCTCCCCGAGAGTAGGATCCCCGGACAAATATGGAAGATATTCCAGAGGATCATCCCCGTATTGATACATACGAGGagcctaagaaaaaaaataccacaaaTTTAGCAATcagccaagaaaaaaaaaaggaggatAACTCACCACCGGGCAGGGACCCTCAATAAAGAGACGGGGGAGACAAAAATCACCCGACAACCATAGGCGCAGATTATCCTGTCGCCGAGCCTCACGAGTAATACCCATCCTGAGGATACTCTCCACACGATCCCAACAAGCATCGTAGAGGAGATTAAACAAAAGACACGGGGCAGAATGGGAGAACAGAGGGACACGATAATAACCCTCCACCGTCAGGGTAAGCCAGAGGTCAGTAACCTCTTGAACGGTTTCCCAGGGAAAAGACTCCTGAACAACAAAGGAGAGTATAtgtcaaacataaaaaaaagggagagaaaaaaaaaaacttaccaaGGATACCGGGAGAACAACGTCAAAATCCCCAACCTCAAAACCCGGAACCCAGAAAGGATGACCTGTCATCTCACAAGAATACCGCTGGCTATTGAGAAGATCGATCAACCCCAACCCAAAATATTGGCCAGACCGGATGGCGGGAAGAGTAAGAGCCATAcgatattcaaaaatttcccgtGGAACCCAAGAGGGAAGAGGCTCTAACAACAACTCGGGGAGATCCTAAAACCGTGAACCACCACGAATCAGGGACCCAACGAAGGGAGCTGTCTCTATGAGCTCCTCCAACACCCGCACAATCGGATCGCCAGCGGATAACACCATTATACAACAATAAACAAACCACAAACGAACGACGTGACAGACGGACAACGACTGAATGACCACACGTCAACGAAGAACAAAAAAGGGAGAAGAAAAGGAAAGATTCCTAGAAAAGAGATTATAAACACCCCACACAGCATAGAGGGTAATGATAACGAAAAAAGGGGATCAGCTTACCAGCTATGGAGCAACAGCTGAACCAGACGGAATCACCGACGACTGTCGGGATTCTGGGAGACGACGTCCGGATCCTCGTCGACGGCCGGAACCTCGAGGACGCCCAGCACCTGGGCGAGAACCACCCCAGCCGGAGGAAGACGGTCCAGGCACCACGGGCAAAGGTCGTTCAGGATGGCCACCATCCTGGGAGTGGTCATCACCGATGACCTGAACCTCACGCTCAGCAGCTGGACGATGCCCAGCAGAACGGCCAGCAGCCCGCGGTTTCCAACGCAGCCTGACGCGTTCGATAAACGTCCAGGTCTGATGCTCCGCGAATGGACAATGGGCAGTCGGGATGTCCACATAACGAAAAGGGGACTCACCCGATTCTTCCAAAATGCGTCGCACCGGTCCCATTAACAAGGCGCCGATAGAGGACTCCGATAGCCCCAACTTAGTCTGATACCAAAGGGTGACACCAGGGGAAATGGATAACCTGCCCGTCCAGTCCCCGGACGTGAAGCGACGGGACCGACGAGCCGTCTGACGACCCGCACAAACCGAAACACGGGATCGTCGAGCTGTCGACCCGATCCATTCCCCGATTCGGGGCGAATCcctatgaaaacaaaaataaataaataagaaagaaaaaaaaatataataaaagggAAACATAATCGATTCCCTTTAACTTATTTATGAGACCCTTTACAGGAGACATTCTTAATTCCCCtgatagaaataaatatttaggaACTATTCGAGAAATTTGGGAAAGTttcgagtgaaaaataaaaaaaaaagaacagaaAAATGGTGAAAACTCCTCGCTTTTCAGTTTTCAGAACTTCAACAGAATGTctctaacaaaaaaaataataataataataaaaatttatttctttcccAACTAAACGCAAGAGAACCCCTTCCCATAAAGCCTTCCCCCTCCCCTGATCCCCTACTCGCCGCGCTCGAACAGCGCGAGAATCATCGCAAAAGCagcaccactgaaggatgggatgacgtaggccgtccccctccttcccgcggtcccatACTCGCAACGCTCGGACTTGGAGGAAGAAGCggatgacgtaggccgtccccctccttcccgcggtcccctactcgcCGCGCTCCCATTTAGAGAAAGAAGTGGATGACGTAGCGCCCCTCCcccgcagtcccctgttcCCACGCGTTGTAGTCTTATTATTAATGGACCCCTCAATTCCCCCAAAATTAGAGCCACCCCTTTTAACCACAATTGGAATAAATACATTTAATGTTAGCAACCCCTGCCCCTCTTTATCTCATATTTGACCCGtcctaataattaataattagacgAAAAGGAgaatgtcaaaaaaaaaaatttaattaatatcacCTCCGAATaaactcacaaaaaaaataatcatgaatttACCAGGCTTGGATATAGCCAAAGCaagatatttaaattattatgccATAAATAGGCGAGCCAATTTACCgtaaaattttcacattttttttctcaaattatatatatttaatgcaAAAAAAGGACTTACCGATGAAAGCACCGCCGGTGGAAATAAGCTCATCCCCATTTGAAGATCGGGACGCCCTGCATTGTATCCCATGATGAGGCATTCTCcaccaattgaaaaaaaaatcctcacaaaaatattgaaatcacACACAAAAACTTCACTATTCGTCAAGTGTCACCAAGCGACTGGTGACACACACGCCCCGCAATTGCGACCCGGTAACCCGACACCCCCCCACCGGAAGAGCATACTCTATGGGCACCAAGAAAGACGTCGGGCGGCGACCGATATCGAtaccgaggaaaaaaaaaaaaaaaaatcacgaatcaATCCCGCTGGCGCACCAACgacgattatttaaatttcgaaattcccTAGAGACACCCCTCGTTCATTgtaaatttacattaatttgTAAGATTAATGTATTTAGAATTGTGAATTAGAGTAGCGAGAAGATGAATGGAATTGGGCCCAGAAATGATAATACGGATAATTATCGGGtgctgagagaaattttacggGTTTTGGGGTAGAAGTGATACATTAATGCATGAGAAATACTGCGTATTTTACTGGAATACGTAATTCTGGAAAtaaaagggaataaaaagaTGGGGTGAATATGTGCGTGGGATGTtaggaaaaaattttggataagAGATAAAAACGACCGAAtagggtattttttttaatggatcaaTAGTTCTGGTAACTATTGCACATGCAAATTTGGTCAGCTGaacttgttaaaaaaaaaaaaaaaaaaaaaaaaaaaaaaaattaaaatttatcttcaaaaaaaaaatgactcatcACTTCGGAAAGACGAAACTTCATTGTTTTGAGACTAATAAATTATAGTTTTTgggataatgaaataattattttgagctGATCACAGCCCCATTAGTTGTAATATGTTATATGAATATGTTACCAGGAAATTGAATAGAGGATCCCGCATGAtctctacctctgtcaggaatatattttaatgttttcacattttcaacCATCTGCTCAAATTTTTAGAGTTATTAGTCGTTTCGACTTGAGCAGTAAAATAGGTTGATAAATGACAAAAATCGGGATACTCATATTACATTTCgcccgaaaaatattcttatttcTGACTGATGAACTGTAGAGTACAATCAGCCAGGAATAAGAAGGGGAGTGAAGGACGAAACGTAAAACAACAAAATAGCCGTGTATACTTGGATGTTTCAGGCTCGCAGGGAGCCCGGAAACTCCAGGCGTGGAAATCACACGATTAGAGGGAGGAAACGGAATCCTAACAACTAAATATGCGAATCTGCGAATCTATCACACGGTGTGGAATATGATTACACATATCGACGTAACAAaattcctagagaaaaaacaaatcctcACACGACACTGGTTGGGAATGAAAGGGATCTGTACCCAACTACGAGGCAATTGTAATTTTGAAGACCAAATAGACCAGGTAATTAATCGGCTCGATATATTAGACGGTACTCATCGACACATGAGAGAATTGTTAGCAGAAACACCGGAGAGATCGAAACGAGCGGTCCTCGGATTTGTCGCGAAAATAAGTAAGATTCTTTTCGGGACAATGGACGTAGATGACGCGGACTACTACGACCAATACATAGAATCCCTACAGAACACAACTAGGGAAACCCTAGCCCTTCTGGCGAATCAAACACACATTATTCGATCCGAATTCGAATCAATCCACCAAACTATTCAAGGTCTAACTAAAGAAATTAAGACCTTGAACGCGACGGTCTACGTAGCCATCGAAAACATCCTCGAGCGAATCGATACTATAGGGATTAATGAGAAAATGGCGAGCCTTATATCAGCTTTCGATGCGGAACTGAGCGAATATGAGCTCGACACCCAAATGCTGATTAACGCCATCCTATTCGCGAAAAGAGGACAATTGCACCCGTCAATTATGTCGCCAGAAAATATCCTGGACGCTGCTAACGAAGTAATTCAACATAATCGGGGGGCGGAATTCCCGGTCCACCTAGAAATCCCATATATCACCGAATTATTAAAACTCGCGGATCTGACGGCCTATTTTCATAAGGAAAAGGTCGTATTCGTCATCACGACACCAATACTTGAGCTAACAAAATATACCGTGTATAGACACCTGACGTTgccgacaaaaattaataatacctCAACGTCTCTAGTGGCCTTTATAACGCCAAGTTATCCCTACACCGCTATTTCGGAGGAAGCCAACACGTATCTCAAGCTTGACAGTGAAGACATCAACCACTGTAAAACGGGAATGATCGGCCTTATATGCAAGATCGCACGACCCTTATACGAGGTCAATGGGAACAAGGATTGTGAGGTACAAATGATCTCCAATCCCCGTTTTTCGAGCTCCGAAATATGCGATGTACGGGTAAAATCAATGGACCGAACATATTGGGCCCGAATAGGAAATTCCAACACATGGGTTTTTTCCGTCGTCACGGAAGACGAAATACGGGTAAAATGCACAAGACGCGAACCCGCCACGATCATCATTACGGGAACCGGAACAGTCACTCTAGCGCCGGACTGCGAGATCCGATCGCGATCCGTCACCCTCACCCCATTCCAAGAACTGACGTCGAAGTTCGACCTAAAATTCGTGAACCGAGCCGTTTTCGACATCCCGGCCCTACTAAATAAGACAATACGCGGACTCGGACCGAACAATTTGACGGAAATCTTAGGCGATATAGGCCTACTACAAACGGTACAGGTTGGCCAGAACGACGAGGACAGCGTCACAAGGGACAGTCTCGGGCTGCAAGTCATTATCGATAAAGCCCGAGCGCTGTCCAAACAAGGGGACACAAACAGAAGACTGAGGAGGGTTGAACACGGgttcagccacatacattccctgcaaaaatccgcgaacacggcgaatgactccctggacgacactagcgcttgtgccgcctggggccatgggcgattcccgattattcccgcgatgcactctcgctgtggtgcatatatcggacagtccatgatgaagtgctggactgtgtcttcagcctggtcgcactcgcagttgcgtgattgggcaaggccccggtcgtgaagataggaccggaattgcccatgccctgtcaggacctgcgagacccagtggtcgcactcggtccacccacccgtgggctgcatacgacgcgacagcctgaaaacgccctgaaaaacgactttaactgatcggtatcggagcccccaatgcttgtgcattagggccgatagacgagtgaaaaggaccctagccttttcctgtatatatTCTGTATgagtccggacccgcatgtttctattaaaatgtaccccgaggtacctcacgctatccttgaatttaatcttttccccggcgagcctaatctcgggtgggcggatgtccaacaccggtttaacgcgtcggcgtgtccttcgcgcccgatcccacctgtactccatcagcggcgctctcttctgcgaattgcatgacaggactattgcctctgtcttgctcttcGAGAGTTCGAGTTTCGCtgatgcgcaccacgacgcgatgtgttcgacgacggctcggcctatcctttctatttccttacgcgagtcggccgatacgaccgccataaggtcgtccgcgtaggcgacttcgattgcgccaaaattctgctcgatgctcttgaggagggcatcgaacatgagattccagcaagcggggccgaggactgatccttgcggacagccccgggtggccggcttggaaacttcttggtcgctccaggcgatcttgacggtccgattgtcaaagtagctccggagcacttcgaagacattcttcggacagtctcgatccgccaaagactggaggacgaggggccaccacacgttgtcaaagccTCCCGAAATATCGAACaagagtccaatgacgtacctcttgtcgttaccgcgttcgactagttcacgcaactctactatcgcgtcttccgtggagcgtccaggcagaaagccatattgacgtcctgataatttgtcctcggtaaggactttcgccgtaaggatcccgtgcaggacctcttcg
Proteins encoded in this window:
- the LOC135171202 gene encoding uncharacterized protein LOC135171202 isoform X1, which codes for MALTLPAIRSGQYFGLGLIDLLNSQRYSCEMTGHPFWVPGFEVGDFDVVLPVSLESFPWETVQEVTDLWLTLTVEGYYRVPLFSHSAPCLLFNLLYDACWDRVESILRMGITREARRQDNLRLWLSGDFCLPRLFIEGPCPVAPRMYQYGDDPLEYLPYLSGDPTLGEEIVDEYDWFAFFEYVRGDVLIVFAVSKAEGILPVLLMRPSYDLPWFTASRTYIFLFF
- the LOC135171202 gene encoding uncharacterized protein LOC135171202 isoform X2 → MFPFYYIFFSFLFIYFCFHRDSPRIGEWIGSTARRSRVSVCAGRQTARRSRRFTSGDWTGRLSISPGVTLWYQTKLGLSESSIGALLMGPVRRILEESGESPFRYVDIPTAHCPFAEHQTWTFIERVRLRWKPRAAGRSAGHRPAAEREVQVIGDDHSQDGGHPERPLPVVPGPSSSGWGGSRPGAGRPRGSGRRRGSGRRLPESRQSSVIPSGSAVAP